In Candidatus Methanosphaera massiliense, the following are encoded in one genomic region:
- a CDS encoding beta strand repeat-containing protein, translating into MSKKSTLMFVIALMVLIIGVSAVSAADVSTNDTNVATVEDTHITSHATTQAVVKEDNNIKTSDNKVTNTKKSVKSVKTNTDNIKTVKSSTDNIKTVKTNTDNNKTVKTTKNIKTATTHVVNQDNWNTVFVANGTNSSTNSHNYDLSDDVVAGDTIDFQGHLFVNGSLRFTKPVNVISSTKDANISLNTTAGSLFGENPGNSFWVGPGAANSTFSGIYLYNTQFWVTQTTNITFTNMSMVVSNQRVGSGVGQTAVRASTFITLRDCYIYTENNGGSSSFVITRSEYCTIDHCTIRGVGNVGNLLYLNIYNPPQGTTLNNSYNNITNNDVRGPLGSAISWSIVLSGQHNLVSGNTANGAITTAWGGTTANNTIVNNTVRNINGMVDGYVANNTAGSITTGLRSVIENNNVANLTASSSSIVRNNNITEKLTVSNAAVNVTNNTVNNIIVNNARAAGTNITANNVTGTVRLNNAKNVNVSDNLIVNEEDYTLTVTGTNNTIANNHLIAGTHAGMDTVTIANGNTVENNTPEAGSIYNITDETYNNFFDEKGVFNATSLINNYSTINLLGTFNNKNFTFKNVVLTIIGVNATLNNATIASMDESKLSINNITINNARNNNKAVILETDNNKVRNVNIKHVTKSTAQEIYVTGVNNKIENNSITVYAPSKGMNWAENPVVSNVAGIIILSDKNTVQNNIVNIIATTTTGVGTVEGITVQGSSSSTANNNVVKNNKVTVKATDYAYGINVGENANSNTIQSNNINMTSDNYAAGIQIGYGTAANNTLQSNTININAKSYAYGLLISVYGKTDVSGTTMSSNTVTATADNVYLIETYSSTATSPLSGIVINNNNLNGNGNHTIGIAFVGKDSTITANTINVNGVSNSTVTGTYDMIAPTTAGILVQDSDNVTINHGNTNIINGPAIKLINTNNSNIGRQTGTLKTNNTAVELIKANNNVVRGVDASTTSMYAVTVTNSANTSVNNNTLYSNNNLLGGDNAVNTVNGDNITVGDNSPILLVITNKTYSSIFDENGVYNYVAPNDKKVGVLVLGSDLQGVDLIFNNTFINLINAGNYTIYNGTLEYTGGQAGSVTVTGININNVDKKAVIVDINNETGTSNTRINLLNMNINVTGDNVTAIESISKTNYYVTFEMFDSNITVTGKNATAVYFVGVPSSNPRWSPDGIVELERNNINIKADDTAKALVTITSNGDFKNNKVNIDGNNVIAIESNNGIFGWSSLQYNNITANGDNITVVSYTNDTTTDTKYINYNNITATSDNPVVAFNITNATRVDIEDNVILINAENEETPVISVAKGTNNQVTNNYIQAQDIAGDDAVEQTGITISNNQPVDGNYKVIINKNIPENTTINKYITIQANATDAYGNPITGTITITVDGETIISQPFVSSITAYYVSEEAGRKVITVTYTDPNGVYATTSTTSNLNVLLNNAVITIDPINTTINKTTPITVTVTGEDGRAVTNGTVEFTAYDTTVLGVANISNGIATITITPTEIENTTIYAHYLGNELYYETTASTTYFVNNIKPTITVENMTITSNATTVNVKVVGEDGTNVADGTVTITVNGDTYQGNVTNGSASVTIQASSLKTGNNILSINYDNLVGYEPATTTYYVNGTRYGSVYYVAVNGSSSNNGRTPETPWNYTYAFNTIRNSTYNNSLIYILNGTYNINDTVVLNNGLTLKIIGNNSPVLNGNNKIINAFNIQNGLVSLESMTFRNFANTPILNRANNTNITGNTFLNNKGINGGAISNYNANNATILRNTFTNNTGMYGGAIYNRGNNTIINKNTFTKNNASISSGAIYNLGRNTWITNNIFTNNHANTLGGAINNWETTKTTITGNKFTGNQANYGGAIYYRGTGLKLNNNNMTSNTACISGGSVFIMGNNNRILNNNFTSNKARSGAAINNLGTNTNITGNIIKYNTANTTGAAVNNWNARNTTIANNTIHHNQAQYGAIYIRGANNTVQSNNIYSNKATISGGAIFNIGENTAIKDNTIKSNNAQNYGGAINNWNGVNTRITGNNITYNNATYGGAINTRSINTTITENSITRNSAVRGGAILDTRYTTTTMSNNTIKNNPTENGEEVTH; encoded by the coding sequence ATGTCTAAAAAATCGACATTAATGTTTGTGATAGCTCTCATGGTTTTAATTATTGGAGTATCAGCGGTAAGTGCTGCTGACGTATCAACTAATGATACAAATGTAGCAACTGTTGAAGATACTCATATAACTTCACATGCAACAACACAAGCTGTTGTAAAAGAAGATAATAATATAAAAACCAGTGATAATAAAGTCACAAACACTAAGAAGAGTGTAAAATCAGTAAAAACAAATACTGACAATATTAAAACAGTAAAATCAAGTACTGACAATATTAAAACAGTAAAAACAAATACTGATAATAATAAAACAGTAAAAACAACTAAAAATATAAAGACAGCAACAACTCACGTGGTAAACCAGGACAATTGGAATACCGTATTTGTAGCAAATGGTACAAATAGCTCAACAAATAGTCATAACTATGATTTAAGTGATGATGTTGTAGCTGGTGATACAATTGACTTCCAGGGTCATTTATTTGTAAATGGATCACTAAGATTCACAAAACCAGTAAATGTAATATCATCAACAAAAGATGCTAACATATCATTGAATACAACTGCAGGTAGTCTATTCGGTGAAAATCCGGGTAATAGTTTCTGGGTTGGACCTGGAGCTGCAAATTCAACATTCAGTGGTATCTACTTATACAACACTCAATTCTGGGTAACCCAAACAACTAATATAACATTTACCAACATGTCCATGGTTGTAAGCAACCAGAGAGTAGGTAGTGGAGTAGGTCAAACTGCAGTTAGAGCATCAACATTCATCACACTACGTGATTGTTATATTTACACTGAAAACAATGGTGGAAGCAGTTCATTTGTAATCACAAGATCAGAATACTGTACTATTGACCATTGTACCATCAGAGGAGTAGGAAACGTAGGTAACTTATTATATCTTAACATATATAACCCTCCACAGGGTACAACACTAAATAACAGTTATAATAATATTACAAATAATGATGTAAGGGGACCATTAGGTTCTGCTATTTCATGGAGTATTGTTTTATCTGGTCAACATAACCTTGTAAGTGGTAACACTGCTAACGGTGCTATAACCACTGCTTGGGGTGGAACCACAGCAAATAACACTATTGTAAACAATACAGTAAGAAATATAAATGGAATGGTAGATGGATATGTTGCAAATAACACTGCTGGTTCCATTACCACAGGATTACGTAGCGTTATTGAAAACAACAATGTAGCTAACTTAACAGCATCATCTTCTTCAATAGTAAGAAATAATAACATAACTGAAAAATTAACAGTAAGCAATGCAGCTGTAAATGTTACAAACAACACAGTTAATAATATTATTGTAAATAATGCTAGAGCTGCTGGTACTAACATCACAGCAAACAATGTAACTGGTACAGTTAGATTAAACAATGCAAAAAATGTAAATGTATCAGATAACCTTATTGTAAACGAAGAAGACTACACATTAACAGTAACAGGAACAAATAACACAATAGCAAACAACCACTTAATAGCAGGAACTCATGCTGGTATGGACACAGTAACAATAGCAAACGGTAACACTGTAGAAAATAACACACCAGAAGCAGGTAGCATATATAATATTACAGATGAAACATATAATAACTTCTTTGATGAAAAAGGAGTATTCAATGCTACAAGCTTAATAAACAATTATTCAACAATCAACTTATTAGGAACATTTAATAATAAAAACTTCACATTCAAAAATGTTGTTTTAACAATTATAGGTGTAAATGCAACATTAAATAATGCTACAATCGCATCTATGGATGAAAGTAAATTATCAATTAATAACATAACAATAAACAATGCTAGAAATAATAATAAAGCAGTAATACTTGAAACAGATAATAATAAAGTACGTAACGTAAATATTAAACATGTTACAAAATCAACAGCACAGGAAATATATGTAACAGGAGTAAATAACAAAATAGAAAATAACAGTATCACTGTTTATGCTCCATCAAAAGGTATGAACTGGGCAGAAAATCCTGTAGTATCTAATGTAGCAGGAATAATAATATTATCTGATAAAAACACTGTACAAAATAATATTGTAAATATAATAGCAACAACCACAACTGGTGTTGGTACCGTTGAAGGTATTACAGTACAAGGTTCTAGTTCAAGCACTGCAAACAATAACGTTGTAAAAAATAATAAAGTAACAGTAAAAGCAACAGATTATGCTTATGGTATAAATGTTGGAGAAAACGCTAACAGTAACACTATTCAATCTAATAACATTAACATGACCTCTGATAATTACGCAGCAGGTATACAGATTGGATACGGAACAGCAGCAAATAACACACTCCAATCAAACACAATAAACATCAATGCAAAATCATACGCATACGGATTATTAATAAGTGTATACGGTAAAACAGATGTATCAGGAACAACAATGTCCTCAAACACTGTAACAGCAACTGCTGATAACGTATATCTAATAGAAACCTACAGCAGTACTGCAACATCCCCATTATCAGGTATTGTAATAAATAATAACAATTTAAATGGTAATGGAAATCATACAATAGGTATTGCATTTGTAGGAAAAGACAGTACAATAACCGCAAACACAATTAATGTAAACGGTGTAAGTAACTCTACAGTAACCGGTACATATGATATGATTGCACCAACAACCGCTGGAATACTAGTACAAGACAGTGATAATGTAACAATTAATCATGGAAATACTAACATAATAAATGGTCCTGCAATAAAATTAATAAACACCAATAATTCAAACATTGGCCGTCAAACAGGAACACTAAAAACTAATAACACAGCAGTTGAATTAATCAAAGCTAATAATAATGTTGTAAGAGGAGTAGATGCTAGCACTACATCAATGTATGCAGTAACAGTTACAAACTCAGCTAACACATCAGTAAACAATAACACATTATACTCTAATAATAACCTATTAGGTGGAGATAATGCAGTAAACACTGTAAATGGTGATAATATTACTGTAGGTGACAACAGCCCAATATTATTAGTAATAACAAACAAGACATACTCATCAATATTTGATGAAAATGGCGTATATAATTATGTTGCACCAAATGATAAAAAAGTAGGCGTATTAGTATTAGGATCAGACCTACAAGGAGTAGATTTAATATTTAACAATACCTTCATTAACTTGATTAATGCTGGAAATTACACAATATACAACGGTACACTAGAATACACTGGTGGTCAAGCTGGAAGTGTAACAGTAACAGGTATTAATATAAATAATGTAGATAAAAAAGCAGTAATAGTTGATATAAACAATGAAACTGGAACCAGTAATACAAGAATCAATCTACTTAACATGAATATTAATGTAACAGGGGATAATGTTACAGCAATTGAATCTATAAGTAAAACAAATTATTATGTAACCTTTGAAATGTTCGACAGCAACATAACAGTAACAGGTAAAAATGCAACAGCAGTATACTTTGTTGGAGTACCATCATCAAACCCAAGATGGTCACCTGACGGCATAGTAGAACTAGAAAGAAATAATATAAATATTAAAGCAGATGACACAGCAAAAGCATTAGTAACAATCACCAGTAATGGAGATTTCAAGAATAATAAGGTAAATATAGACGGAAACAACGTAATAGCTATAGAATCCAACAATGGAATATTCGGATGGAGTTCATTACAATACAACAATATAACAGCAAATGGTGACAACATAACAGTAGTATCATACACTAATGATACAACAACCGATACTAAATACATTAATTATAACAATATCACAGCAACCAGTGACAACCCCGTAGTAGCATTCAACATAACTAACGCTACAAGAGTAGATATTGAGGATAATGTAATCCTAATAAATGCTGAAAACGAGGAAACACCAGTTATCTCAGTAGCAAAAGGAACAAACAACCAAGTAACAAACAACTACATACAAGCACAAGACATAGCAGGTGACGACGCAGTAGAACAAACAGGAATCACAATAAGTAATAACCAACCAGTAGATGGAAACTACAAAGTAATAATTAATAAAAACATCCCAGAAAACACAACAATCAACAAATACATAACAATACAAGCAAACGCAACAGATGCATATGGAAACCCAATAACTGGTACAATCACAATAACAGTTGACGGAGAAACCATAATATCACAGCCATTCGTAAGCAGTATAACAGCTTACTATGTATCAGAAGAAGCAGGACGTAAAGTAATCACAGTAACATACACAGATCCTAACGGAGTATATGCTACAACAAGTACAACAAGCAATCTCAATGTATTACTAAACAATGCAGTAATAACAATCGACCCAATAAACACAACAATAAACAAAACAACACCAATAACTGTAACAGTAACAGGTGAAGATGGAAGAGCAGTAACCAATGGTACAGTAGAATTCACAGCATATGACACAACTGTACTGGGAGTAGCAAATATATCAAACGGTATAGCTACAATAACCATAACACCAACAGAAATAGAAAACACAACAATATATGCTCACTACCTCGGAAATGAATTATACTATGAAACTACAGCAAGTACAACATACTTTGTAAATAATATAAAACCAACCATCACAGTAGAAAACATGACCATCACATCAAACGCTACAACAGTAAATGTTAAAGTAGTAGGTGAAGATGGAACCAATGTAGCAGATGGTACTGTAACAATCACAGTAAATGGTGACACATATCAAGGTAATGTAACAAATGGCAGTGCCAGTGTCACAATACAAGCTAGCTCATTAAAAACTGGAAACAACATATTATCCATAAACTATGATAATCTTGTTGGATATGAACCAGCAACCACAACATACTACGTTAACGGTACAAGATACGGATCAGTATACTATGTAGCAGTTAATGGTTCAAGTAGTAATAATGGAAGAACACCAGAAACACCATGGAACTACACATACGCATTCAACACAATAAGAAACAGCACATACAATAACTCATTAATATACATACTAAACGGCACATACAACATAAACGACACAGTAGTACTTAATAATGGCCTAACCCTTAAAATAATAGGAAATAACAGTCCAGTATTAAATGGAAACAACAAGATAATCAACGCATTCAACATACAAAATGGATTAGTATCCCTAGAAAGCATGACATTCAGAAACTTTGCTAACACACCAATCCTAAACAGAGCAAACAACACAAACATCACAGGAAACACCTTCCTAAACAACAAAGGAATCAATGGTGGAGCAATAAGCAACTATAATGCAAACAATGCAACAATATTAAGAAACACATTCACAAACAACACCGGAATGTACGGCGGAGCAATATACAACAGAGGAAACAACACAATCATAAATAAAAACACATTCACTAAAAACAATGCATCAATATCATCAGGTGCAATATACAATCTAGGAAGAAACACATGGATAACAAATAACATATTCACTAATAACCATGCAAACACCCTTGGTGGAGCAATAAACAACTGGGAAACCACAAAAACAACAATAACAGGTAACAAATTCACTGGTAACCAGGCAAACTATGGTGGAGCAATCTACTATCGTGGAACAGGATTAAAACTAAACAACAATAACATGACAAGTAACACAGCATGTATAAGTGGTGGATCAGTCTTTATAATGGGAAACAACAACAGAATACTCAACAACAACTTCACATCTAACAAAGCAAGAAGTGGAGCAGCAATAAACAACCTAGGAACAAACACAAACATCACAGGCAACATAATAAAATACAACACTGCAAACACAACCGGTGCAGCAGTAAACAACTGGAATGCAAGAAATACAACAATAGCAAATAACACAATACACCACAACCAAGCACAATACGGAGCAATATACATAAGAGGAGCAAACAACACAGTACAATCCAACAATATATACAGTAACAAAGCAACTATTAGTGGAGGAGCAATCTTCAACATCGGAGAAAACACAGCAATAAAAGATAACACCATAAAAAGCAACAATGCTCAAAATTATGGTGGAGCAATCAACAACTGGAATGGAGTTAATACTAGAATAACAGGTAACAACATAACATACAACAATGCAACCTATGGTGGAGCAATAAACACTCGTTCAATAAACACTACAATCACAGAAAACAGTATAACAAGAAACAGTGCAGTTCGTGGAGGAGCAATCCTTGATACAAGATACACTACAACAACTATGAGCAACAACACAATAAAAAATAATCCAACAGAGAATGGAGAAGAAGTAACACACTAA